One segment of Thermococcus sp. AM4 DNA contains the following:
- a CDS encoding DUF835 domain-containing protein, which produces MGTVSYAHIKLLAEVIAFSVLTITVVMAMRIRKRLGASLGEREINNMMVGFLIFWSGYLVNVLNDIITTEFMKVFDDVLVAVGLAWILVTVRPIYGKLRLKSVPSKVFEGTKVLRSGGYLFNASIPLQRLLQLLGGWKLLAVARNAERFNEFGIPTLWITKVGGENRIEPTRLAPLMHYLIERTDESTAVILEGVEYLILENGFETVFKFLTSLKDNVLSKKALLVLILDPRTFDERELKLLEREFSWLNVS; this is translated from the coding sequence ATGGGGACAGTGAGCTATGCGCACATCAAGCTTCTCGCAGAGGTAATCGCGTTTTCAGTGCTGACGATCACGGTTGTAATGGCGATGAGGATACGGAAGAGGCTCGGTGCGAGTCTCGGTGAGAGGGAGATCAACAACATGATGGTCGGGTTCTTGATATTCTGGTCCGGCTACCTCGTCAACGTCCTCAACGATATCATCACAACTGAGTTCATGAAGGTCTTCGACGACGTTCTCGTGGCCGTTGGCCTGGCCTGGATTCTGGTAACGGTTCGGCCGATCTACGGGAAGCTCAGGCTTAAATCCGTTCCGAGCAAGGTCTTCGAGGGGACCAAAGTACTTAGATCCGGTGGGTATCTCTTCAACGCTTCGATACCCCTTCAGCGTCTTCTCCAGCTCCTGGGCGGCTGGAAGTTGCTGGCCGTTGCGAGAAACGCCGAGAGGTTCAACGAGTTCGGCATCCCAACCCTGTGGATCACAAAGGTGGGCGGAGAGAACAGGATTGAGCCGACCCGACTTGCCCCGCTTATGCACTACCTGATAGAGCGAACCGACGAGAGCACCGCCGTGATCCTTGAGGGCGTTGAGTACCTGATCCTGGAGAACGGATTTGAAACGGTCTTCAAGTTCCTCACCAGCCTGAAGGACAACGTCCTCTCCAAGAAAGCCCTGCTTGTTCTCATCCTCGACCCCAGGACCTTCGATGAGAGGGAGCTGAAGTTGCTGGAGCGCGAGTTCTCATGGCTTAACGTTTCTTGA
- a CDS encoding DUF190 domain-containing protein, whose protein sequence is MVEVEHWNTLRLKIYIGENDRWKGRPLYKAIVEKLREMGMAGATVYRGIYGFGKKSRIHSGDIMRLSTDLPVMIEVVDRGYKIEKAICEIKPMINDGMITVEPVIVVWVGSQDEVSKFREDAVREES, encoded by the coding sequence ATGGTTGAGGTCGAGCACTGGAACACCCTTCGTCTTAAGATATATATTGGAGAGAACGACCGCTGGAAGGGGAGGCCCCTTTACAAAGCGATAGTCGAGAAGCTCAGGGAGATGGGGATGGCGGGAGCGACCGTTTACCGCGGCATATACGGGTTCGGTAAGAAAAGTCGCATTCACTCGGGGGACATAATGAGGCTCTCAACTGACCTTCCCGTTATGATCGAGGTCGTTGACAGGGGCTACAAGATAGAGAAAGCCATCTGCGAGATCAAACCGATGATAAACGACGGCATGATAACCGTTGAACCCGTGATCGTCGTGTGGGTCGGCAGTCAGGACGAGGTCAGCAAGTTCAGGGAGGACGCCGTTCGAGAAGAATCCTAA
- the crcB gene encoding fluoride efflux transporter CrcB, which yields MNAKIAFAVATGGALGALFRFYLSGLLPVYRDFPVGTLMVNGLASFILGYLYGLLFWGFDVPSDWRAFLGTGFCGGLSTFSTFSYETFSLLREREYLIAGLNVAANVIITIALVLLGFLLSRR from the coding sequence ATGAACGCGAAGATAGCCTTTGCCGTGGCAACAGGGGGTGCCCTCGGGGCCCTCTTCAGGTTCTACCTGTCGGGACTGCTTCCCGTTTACAGGGACTTTCCCGTTGGAACCCTCATGGTCAATGGACTCGCCAGCTTCATCCTCGGCTACCTCTACGGCCTTCTGTTCTGGGGATTTGACGTGCCGAGCGATTGGAGGGCTTTTCTCGGCACCGGTTTCTGCGGCGGGTTGAGCACGTTTTCGACCTTCTCCTACGAGACGTTCTCCCTCCTCCGGGAGAGGGAGTACCTCATAGCCGGCCTTAACGTTGCGGCAAACGTTATAATCACGATAGCCTTAGTGCTCTTAGGTTTCCTTCTCAGCAGGAGGTGA
- a CDS encoding DUF6062 family protein: MDLIGLHLREGLRGYGCPVCRGLDKFERGVIENILYEGVNDPSLRRKFRESLGLCPYHAWKLFEVAHSNPLYGGLGVATIYEDMLRTYISTLEENSTFHEGECYLCSLLEEKERILVESFAERLEELLDEYENSSAVLCRRHYSMIAELIEDPHLKERLRTVQIKKLEKLHGLITSFIEKFDYRSEERPSDEEIRAVRGTVEALKGLPLPLKPRGKKRGVIGFVWRRDRT; encoded by the coding sequence ATGGATCTGATAGGGTTGCACCTCCGTGAGGGCCTTCGAGGGTATGGCTGCCCGGTTTGCAGAGGCCTCGATAAATTCGAGCGCGGCGTCATTGAGAACATCCTGTACGAGGGCGTCAACGATCCCTCCTTGAGACGGAAGTTCAGAGAAAGCCTGGGGCTCTGTCCTTACCACGCGTGGAAGCTCTTCGAGGTAGCACATTCCAACCCGCTCTACGGGGGTTTGGGCGTAGCGACCATTTACGAGGACATGCTCAGAACGTACATCTCGACGCTGGAGGAGAACTCCACTTTCCATGAGGGGGAGTGCTACCTCTGTTCCCTCCTTGAGGAGAAGGAGAGAATACTCGTGGAGTCCTTCGCGGAGAGGCTGGAGGAGCTGCTGGACGAGTACGAGAATTCCAGTGCGGTGCTCTGCAGGAGGCATTACTCAATGATCGCCGAGCTGATCGAGGACCCCCATCTAAAGGAGCGCCTTCGGACGGTCCAGATCAAAAAGCTTGAGAAACTTCATGGGCTCATAACTAGCTTTATCGAGAAGTTTGACTACCGGTCGGAGGAGCGGCCGAGCGATGAGGAAATCAGGGCAGTTAGAGGCACGGTGGAGGCCCTTAAGGGGCTTCCCCTCCCATTAAAGCCCCGGGGAAAGAAGAGGGGGGTAATAGGTTTTGTCTGGAGGAGAGATAGAACTTGA
- a CDS encoding arginase family protein, translated as MVTFVPFGEKPNREGVEYARKLLLREGLIDDARIVEARNVEGLAREVQPDCCYIVGEHLATYGIATKLKPSSILSLDAHTDLMHDYLDHGSWLAYALENGIVNRAAVVGAVLMIPTTNRTRLWRRRVRIYPALPRTRKTGRGWRAYVNLTNHGVDGVLDDALRYLGEEIYLTIDLDVLRPEYRIARFQHGELTLEELLELIEGIKERFKVVAFDLAEISDRIKRSKPGKKALVEVFSALRW; from the coding sequence ATGGTAACGTTCGTTCCCTTCGGCGAAAAACCAAACAGAGAAGGCGTGGAGTACGCGAGAAAACTCCTGCTGAGGGAGGGGCTCATCGATGACGCCAGGATTGTGGAAGCCAGAAACGTTGAGGGGCTCGCGAGGGAGGTTCAGCCGGATTGCTGCTACATCGTGGGGGAGCACCTCGCCACCTACGGGATCGCAACGAAACTCAAACCTTCTTCAATCCTGAGCCTGGACGCCCACACCGACCTCATGCACGATTACCTCGACCACGGTTCGTGGCTGGCCTACGCCCTTGAAAACGGGATCGTGAACAGGGCCGCCGTTGTTGGGGCCGTGCTGATGATACCGACGACGAACAGAACCCGGCTGTGGAGGAGAAGGGTGCGGATTTACCCGGCCCTCCCGAGAACGCGGAAAACCGGGCGGGGATGGAGGGCGTACGTAAACCTCACCAACCACGGAGTTGACGGAGTGCTCGACGACGCCCTCAGGTACCTCGGAGAGGAGATATACCTGACGATAGATCTCGACGTCCTGAGGCCGGAATACCGGATAGCGAGGTTTCAGCACGGGGAGCTAACACTGGAGGAGCTCCTGGAGCTGATTGAGGGCATCAAGGAACGCTTTAAGGTGGTTGCCTTTGATCTAGCCGAGATCTCCGACAGGATAAAGAGGTCAAAGCCGGGCAAAAAAGCCCTCGTTGAGGTGTTCTCCGCGCTGAGGTGGTGA
- a CDS encoding Sjogren's syndrome/scleroderma autoantigen 1 family protein encodes MKGPTEEEIRKVIMPLMLSGAKMLDRHCPKCGSPLFEKDGRVFCPVCEYRAKQRREEVREFEEILLEKLNELASNLPDDPDELEKRLSVMERIIDLIEKYRRLEGSA; translated from the coding sequence GTGAAGGGACCAACGGAGGAGGAGATCAGAAAGGTGATAATGCCCCTCATGCTGTCGGGTGCGAAGATGCTCGACAGGCACTGCCCCAAATGCGGCTCACCCCTCTTCGAAAAAGACGGAAGGGTTTTCTGTCCCGTCTGCGAATACAGGGCCAAGCAGAGACGGGAAGAGGTCAGGGAATTCGAGGAGATACTGCTTGAAAAGCTCAACGAGCTTGCCTCAAACCTTCCGGACGATCCGGATGAGCTTGAGAAACGCTTAAGTGTGATGGAGAGGATAATAGACCTGATTGAAAAGTACAGAAGGCTGGAGGGATCGGCGTGA
- a CDS encoding ArsR family transcriptional regulator: MKNRRVLKALETGPKTVEEIAEETGLWVMEVRRYLLRFAEGGKVESFEKDGKILWKIRERKPEEEEFKYV, from the coding sequence GTGAAGAACAGAAGGGTTTTAAAAGCTCTTGAAACCGGCCCCAAAACCGTTGAGGAGATAGCGGAGGAAACGGGCCTCTGGGTGATGGAAGTAAGGAGGTACCTCCTCCGGTTCGCGGAAGGGGGAAAGGTTGAGAGCTTCGAGAAGGACGGAAAGATCCTCTGGAAGATACGGGAGAGGAAACCCGAAGAGGAGGAGTTCAAGTACGTCTGA
- the trmBL2 gene encoding HTH-type transcriptional regulator TrmBL2, with product MVKDRMVELLQEHFELNLYEARAYVALVGFGVLTPAELASVSEVPAPRTYDVLRSLEKKGFAISQPGKVNKYRPVHPQNILEKFIEEWQQRVAEELEAKKKAKEELLELMTPLIETEIPKYGVERVWVVRGIRNATLKTKEMFEGVQEKILLADDGYIAVNLDKDIIAAVDRGVKVKIVVAENLLPRLKSSKLLDYAKAGKIELRVADKFDLPMLICDDEVFFALEDMAARYFNYETQIWIKDFRVRALFEGKFNEYWEKAKPL from the coding sequence ATGGTGAAGGACAGGATGGTAGAGCTCCTCCAGGAGCACTTCGAGTTGAACCTGTACGAGGCAAGGGCGTACGTGGCCCTGGTAGGGTTCGGAGTACTAACCCCAGCGGAGCTGGCCAGCGTTTCAGAGGTTCCCGCGCCGAGAACCTACGACGTTCTCAGGAGCCTTGAGAAGAAGGGTTTTGCCATAAGCCAGCCGGGCAAGGTCAACAAGTACAGGCCGGTTCACCCGCAGAACATCCTCGAGAAGTTCATCGAGGAGTGGCAGCAGAGGGTTGCCGAGGAGCTTGAGGCCAAGAAGAAGGCGAAGGAAGAACTCCTCGAGCTCATGACCCCGCTCATCGAGACCGAGATTCCGAAGTACGGCGTTGAGCGCGTCTGGGTTGTCAGGGGAATCAGGAACGCCACCCTCAAGACCAAGGAGATGTTCGAGGGCGTTCAGGAGAAGATACTCCTCGCCGACGACGGCTACATAGCGGTTAACCTCGACAAGGACATCATAGCAGCGGTTGACAGGGGCGTTAAGGTCAAGATAGTCGTCGCCGAGAACCTCCTCCCGAGGCTCAAGTCCTCCAAGCTGCTCGACTACGCCAAGGCCGGCAAGATCGAGCTCAGAGTGGCCGACAAGTTCGACCTGCCGATGCTCATCTGCGACGACGAGGTCTTCTTCGCCCTCGAGGACATGGCCGCGCGCTACTTCAACTACGAGACCCAGATATGGATCAAGGACTTCCGCGTCAGGGCGCTCTTTGAGGGCAAGTTCAACGAGTACTGGGAGAAGGCCAAGCCGCTTTGA
- the rgy gene encoding reverse gyrase, translating into MKALYREMCPNCRGRISDERLSMRNPCESCLNEPIAIDSYFELVSAVRDALLNASRLKDWERIYRLESETREIEDFFRKATGFTFWSAQRTWVKRLLKGRSFSIIAPTGMGKSTFGAFMSVYYATKGKKSYIVVPTTPLVIQTIRKVQAIIERTGLNVNLAYYHGNLRKKEKEEMLAKIESGDYDILITSAQWLARNFDEKLKGRHFDFIFVDDVDAFLKASKNIDRSLLLLGFTEEIIGKAWEIIRLKKQMARYLNGNSQDKNDRLKELNEAIEKIQREIEEFKRKNDIGIMIIASATGSARGDRIKLYRELLGFEVGSGRSALRNVVDSYLKPSKDVKEHVEELLRKLGKGGLIFVPIDQGLSYAEELVDYLKERGFAVELASSKNKKAVERFENGEADYLVGVATYYGSIVRGLDLPHLIRYAVFTGVPKFRFSIDLERPTIYRALGLLSEVMDFLDDEDRRKAEKLHARLRRLIRNIPQFELLKIEEALAEGLPIENDFHKTVLNVFRELVEFLREVLKKEDVLKRLAEDPFVSLVKEEGKWFIEIPDVRTYIQATGRTSRLFAGGITKGLSVLIVDNEKVFNGLVRQMRWRFTEFKMVPFEELDLEKLLKEIDEDREKVKLVMEGKISSKVKDLVKSALMIVESPNKARTIANFFGRPSKTRIGELVAYEVSVGDKMLTILASGGHMFDLVTNEGYHGVLIEREGDMLKFIPVYDTIKRCRDCGYQFVDWEERGVCPRCGSRNVHDALENVKAMREIAQEVDEILIATDPDTEGEKIAWDIRNVLAPYTPNIKRVEFHEVTRPAIMKAIREARDVNEARVEAQMVRRIEDRWIGFELSQELQRVFENRNLSAGRVQTPVLGWIIERYKEFTESEVYFLGLTLENGLQVTVELGKDGKDVEPPEYVTVEEVQLEERELNPAPPYTTDAMLRDASTFLKLSAPETMRLAQDLFEAGLCVTPDTVVTLADGRIMRIKDAVRSKEGNLLAVNGLKAKNAKATKFWEINWNGPLKVVRLQNGHEIRATPDHGLLVLRDGKLGWVSTKNIEPGDYVAFAYNTGHKGTREYTLLEMLIELGITDVMVELKGEYFDSKIAPLVRERIKTSTKYKYLRNRVVPLAKLVEWGVDDYEPHVVSIYRQRAGSRRIPNFKLDENFWYVFGLVLGDGTLRGSKVLISQTPLKQVKEILEETFPFLHVFETTNQVGFSNSILVELFRRLGGRSGELNPIIFTIPEKMLNAMIAGYFDTDGTFSLLHDKRGVNFRALLTSKRGDVLKKLSVYLYQVGILNYLKRDKRTGVWDLIISNRSLGIFREKIYPYLRIRRAQFEETYSAYRRTRKPNESDTIPIGALIKELIFPNGTKARLLREEGIDIWNWLKKPGSVPRNKLAKVLEYVEDNEVKDYLRSLVEANVTWVKVVDVDEEHYTGKLYDFTTTTENFIANGAVSHNCTYHRTDSTHVSSTGIEIAKEYITSELGEEYFKPRPWGEEGTHEAIRPTRPIDTGRLMQLIRDGVIQLPRNLTRNHYRLYDMIFRRFMTSQMVPAVILHERAVINAGVGKVELEGYVEILKDGWTKLRSPPLRQLPKLEPGAKLKVVEFKKWKAPKVSLYTQGDIIALMKERGIGRPSTYAKIVQTLLQRYYVFETRGRKKLVPTEKGIKVYHYLISKYRELVSEEKTRELEEKMDLIEEGKLNYLEVLNELYREIACEIRKEGCS; encoded by the coding sequence ATGAAGGCCCTGTACCGGGAGATGTGCCCCAACTGCAGGGGCAGGATATCCGACGAGAGGCTCTCCATGAGAAACCCGTGCGAGAGCTGTTTAAATGAGCCAATCGCGATTGACTCTTATTTTGAGCTTGTTTCCGCCGTTAGGGACGCCCTTCTTAACGCAAGCAGGTTAAAGGATTGGGAGAGAATATACCGCCTTGAGAGCGAAACCCGTGAGATAGAGGACTTCTTCCGGAAGGCAACCGGTTTTACCTTCTGGAGCGCCCAGAGGACGTGGGTCAAAAGGCTCCTCAAGGGAAGGAGCTTCTCGATAATCGCTCCAACCGGAATGGGCAAGAGCACCTTTGGAGCTTTCATGTCCGTCTACTACGCCACGAAGGGCAAGAAGAGCTACATAGTCGTTCCCACGACGCCCCTGGTAATCCAGACCATAAGAAAGGTTCAGGCGATAATCGAGAGAACGGGGCTCAATGTTAACCTCGCCTACTACCACGGCAACCTCAGGAAGAAGGAAAAGGAAGAGATGCTCGCCAAAATCGAAAGCGGGGACTACGACATACTCATAACGAGCGCCCAGTGGTTAGCTAGAAACTTCGACGAGAAGCTGAAGGGGAGGCACTTCGATTTCATCTTCGTCGACGACGTCGATGCCTTCCTCAAGGCGAGCAAGAACATAGACCGCTCGCTTTTGCTCCTCGGCTTCACCGAGGAAATCATCGGCAAGGCCTGGGAAATCATAAGGCTCAAGAAGCAGATGGCGAGATACCTCAACGGAAACTCCCAGGACAAAAACGACAGGCTTAAGGAGCTCAACGAGGCGATAGAGAAAATCCAGCGCGAGATCGAGGAGTTCAAGAGGAAGAACGACATCGGAATCATGATCATCGCCTCGGCAACCGGTTCGGCGAGGGGCGACAGGATAAAGCTCTACCGCGAACTGCTCGGCTTCGAGGTCGGTTCCGGAAGGAGCGCGCTGAGGAACGTCGTGGACAGCTATTTAAAGCCGAGTAAGGACGTCAAGGAGCACGTGGAGGAGCTCCTCAGGAAACTCGGGAAGGGCGGCCTCATCTTTGTCCCCATCGACCAGGGGCTGAGCTACGCCGAGGAGCTCGTGGACTATCTTAAGGAGAGGGGCTTCGCCGTTGAACTCGCGAGCTCGAAGAACAAGAAGGCCGTTGAGAGGTTTGAGAATGGCGAAGCGGATTACCTCGTTGGCGTTGCAACCTACTACGGCTCGATAGTCAGGGGTCTGGATTTGCCCCACCTAATCCGCTACGCCGTTTTCACAGGCGTTCCCAAGTTCCGCTTTAGCATAGACCTTGAGAGGCCCACCATATACCGCGCCCTCGGTCTGCTCAGCGAGGTCATGGACTTCCTCGACGACGAGGACAGGAGGAAGGCCGAAAAGCTACATGCGAGGCTCAGAAGGCTGATTAGAAACATCCCGCAGTTCGAGCTCCTGAAGATTGAGGAGGCCTTGGCGGAGGGCCTTCCCATCGAGAACGACTTCCACAAGACGGTTCTCAACGTCTTCCGCGAGCTCGTCGAGTTCCTGCGCGAGGTCCTGAAAAAGGAGGATGTTCTCAAAAGGCTCGCGGAGGACCCCTTCGTCAGCCTTGTGAAGGAAGAGGGCAAGTGGTTCATCGAGATTCCAGATGTTAGGACGTACATCCAGGCAACCGGGAGGACGAGCAGGCTCTTCGCGGGCGGAATAACGAAGGGACTCAGCGTCCTCATAGTGGACAACGAGAAGGTCTTCAACGGCCTCGTGAGGCAGATGCGCTGGCGCTTCACCGAGTTCAAGATGGTGCCCTTCGAGGAGCTCGACCTTGAGAAACTCCTGAAGGAGATAGATGAGGACAGGGAGAAGGTAAAGCTGGTTATGGAGGGCAAGATAAGCTCGAAGGTCAAGGACCTCGTTAAATCGGCCCTCATGATCGTGGAGAGCCCCAACAAGGCCAGGACGATAGCCAACTTCTTCGGCAGGCCTAGCAAGACGAGAATCGGTGAGCTCGTTGCCTACGAGGTCAGCGTGGGCGATAAGATGCTGACGATTTTGGCGAGCGGGGGGCACATGTTCGACCTGGTCACGAACGAGGGCTACCACGGTGTTCTGATAGAACGCGAGGGGGACATGCTCAAGTTCATACCCGTTTACGATACCATAAAGCGCTGCCGCGACTGCGGCTACCAGTTCGTGGACTGGGAGGAGCGGGGCGTTTGTCCGCGCTGTGGCTCTAGAAACGTCCACGATGCCCTCGAGAACGTCAAAGCAATGCGCGAGATAGCCCAGGAGGTTGATGAGATCCTCATAGCAACCGATCCGGACACGGAGGGTGAGAAGATAGCCTGGGACATAAGGAACGTTCTTGCTCCTTACACCCCCAACATCAAGCGCGTTGAGTTCCACGAGGTCACGCGGCCGGCCATAATGAAGGCAATACGTGAGGCGAGGGACGTCAACGAGGCGAGGGTAGAGGCCCAGATGGTGAGGCGCATAGAGGACAGGTGGATAGGCTTTGAGCTCAGCCAGGAGCTCCAGAGGGTCTTTGAGAACAGGAATCTCTCCGCCGGAAGGGTTCAGACGCCGGTCCTCGGCTGGATCATCGAGCGGTACAAGGAGTTTACCGAGAGCGAGGTTTACTTCCTCGGCTTAACGCTTGAAAACGGCCTTCAGGTAACGGTCGAGCTCGGAAAGGACGGCAAGGACGTCGAGCCACCGGAGTACGTCACGGTGGAGGAGGTCCAGCTCGAGGAGAGGGAGCTCAACCCCGCCCCGCCGTACACGACCGACGCGATGCTCCGCGATGCTTCCACCTTCCTCAAGCTTTCGGCCCCGGAGACGATGAGATTGGCTCAGGATCTGTTCGAAGCAGGTCTCTGTGTTACCCCAGATACAGTGGTTACCCTCGCAGATGGGAGAATTATGAGGATTAAAGATGCCGTCAGGAGTAAAGAAGGAAATCTCCTCGCAGTAAACGGTTTGAAAGCCAAGAACGCAAAGGCCACAAAGTTCTGGGAGATTAACTGGAACGGGCCTTTGAAGGTTGTACGGCTCCAGAACGGGCACGAGATAAGGGCGACTCCTGATCATGGTCTCTTGGTGCTTCGCGATGGAAAGCTTGGCTGGGTTTCCACGAAGAATATCGAGCCCGGGGATTACGTTGCCTTCGCTTACAACACTGGGCACAAGGGAACGAGGGAATACACCCTCCTCGAGATGCTAATTGAACTTGGAATAACTGATGTTATGGTTGAGCTTAAGGGGGAGTACTTTGACTCAAAAATCGCACCCCTCGTTAGGGAGAGAATCAAGACCAGCACGAAGTACAAGTACCTCCGCAACCGCGTCGTTCCGCTGGCGAAACTTGTGGAGTGGGGAGTGGACGACTACGAGCCCCATGTCGTATCAATTTACCGCCAGAGGGCAGGAAGCAGGAGGATTCCCAACTTCAAGCTTGATGAGAACTTCTGGTACGTTTTCGGCTTGGTTCTGGGGGACGGAACGCTCAGGGGCAGCAAAGTCCTCATATCCCAAACCCCCCTCAAGCAGGTCAAGGAAATCCTTGAGGAGACGTTTCCGTTCCTCCACGTGTTCGAGACTACCAATCAAGTCGGCTTTTCAAACTCAATCCTTGTGGAGCTCTTCAGGCGCCTCGGTGGTCGCTCTGGCGAACTCAATCCCATAATCTTCACGATACCTGAAAAGATGCTCAACGCAATGATTGCTGGCTACTTTGACACGGACGGAACGTTTTCTCTGCTCCATGACAAGAGGGGAGTTAATTTCAGAGCCCTCCTTACATCGAAGCGCGGAGACGTTCTCAAGAAGCTCAGCGTTTATCTCTACCAGGTTGGCATCCTCAACTACCTCAAGCGGGACAAAAGAACTGGGGTCTGGGACCTCATAATAAGCAACCGCAGTCTCGGCATCTTCCGGGAGAAAATCTACCCGTACCTCAGGATTAGGAGGGCCCAGTTCGAGGAAACTTATTCTGCATACAGGAGAACGAGGAAACCCAACGAATCTGATACGATACCCATTGGAGCTCTAATCAAAGAGCTAATATTCCCCAACGGTACCAAAGCGAGGCTCCTTAGAGAGGAAGGCATTGATATCTGGAACTGGCTGAAGAAGCCCGGAAGCGTGCCAAGGAATAAGCTTGCCAAAGTCCTTGAGTACGTGGAAGATAACGAAGTCAAAGATTATCTACGCTCTCTCGTTGAGGCCAACGTAACGTGGGTTAAGGTTGTGGACGTTGACGAGGAGCACTACACCGGAAAGCTCTACGACTTCACCACGACAACCGAGAACTTCATCGCAAACGGCGCGGTTTCCCACAACTGTACTTACCACAGAACCGACTCAACTCACGTCAGCAGCACGGGCATAGAAATCGCCAAAGAGTACATCACAAGCGAGCTCGGCGAGGAGTACTTCAAGCCGAGGCCATGGGGTGAAGAGGGCACGCACGAGGCCATAAGGCCGACGAGGCCCATCGACACCGGCAGGTTGATGCAGCTCATCCGCGACGGCGTAATCCAGCTCCCGAGGAACCTCACGCGCAACCATTACAGGCTCTACGACATGATCTTCAGGCGCTTTATGACGAGCCAGATGGTCCCGGCGGTTATTCTTCACGAGAGGGCGGTGATAAACGCGGGCGTTGGAAAGGTGGAGCTCGAGGGCTACGTCGAGATCCTCAAGGACGGCTGGACGAAACTCAGAAGCCCGCCGTTGAGACAGCTGCCGAAGCTTGAGCCCGGGGCAAAGCTCAAAGTGGTTGAGTTCAAGAAGTGGAAGGCGCCGAAGGTTTCCCTCTACACCCAGGGCGACATAATAGCCCTTATGAAGGAGCGCGGCATAGGGAGGCCGTCAACGTATGCGAAGATAGTCCAGACGCTCCTCCAGAGGTACTACGTTTTCGAGACTAGGGGTAGGAAGAAGCTCGTTCCAACGGAGAAGGGCATCAAGGTCTACCACTACCTCATCAGCAAGTACCGCGAGCTGGTGAGCGAGGAGAAAACGAGAGAGCTGGAGGAGAAGATGGACCTAATCGAAGAGGGTAAGCTGAATTACCTTGAAGTTCTGAACGAACTGTACCGTGAGATAGCATGCGAGATTAGAAAGGAAGGATGCAGTTAA
- a CDS encoding SWIM zinc finger family protein, with protein MDGEGLYYSGRVLWVVKSGDRLYGKVLEDYPYYVEVDGDSSFCTCPRGGNCEHVRAVEIAYERGFYFDCPGEEPFGEGCAYSMLNSVPELRWKVLLRELEHALETDESGSDAAKLFYEAFKLLEKDPEGRKLKRIEVLLDEYSALFPDYAVTERLKSEFQRLRIRSVG; from the coding sequence ATGGATGGGGAGGGGCTCTACTACTCCGGAAGGGTTCTCTGGGTCGTGAAATCCGGCGATCGGCTCTACGGCAAGGTTCTCGAGGATTACCCCTACTACGTTGAAGTCGATGGTGATTCGAGCTTCTGCACGTGCCCCAGGGGAGGGAACTGCGAACACGTCCGCGCGGTTGAAATAGCCTACGAAAGGGGTTTTTACTTTGACTGTCCTGGTGAGGAACCATTCGGTGAAGGCTGTGCGTATTCAATGCTCAACTCCGTCCCCGAGCTGAGATGGAAGGTTCTCCTTAGGGAGCTTGAGCACGCCCTTGAAACCGACGAGAGCGGCAGCGACGCAGCGAAGCTCTTTTACGAGGCCTTTAAACTGCTCGAAAAAGACCCAGAAGGCAGGAAACTAAAGCGGATAGAGGTTCTGTTGGACGAGTACTCCGCCCTGTTCCCCGATTACGCCGTCACAGAAAGGCTTAAATCGGAGTTTCAACGTTTAAGAATAAGATCGGTGGGGTGA
- the rpl18a gene encoding 50S ribosomal protein L18Ae produces the protein MEVKVYRVKGIFQRGKLKQPFTKEYRALKPEHVVELVYSEIGSKHRVPRTKIWIESIEEISPEEAENPIVRRLSLEL, from the coding sequence ATGGAGGTCAAGGTCTACCGCGTTAAGGGAATCTTCCAGAGGGGTAAGCTCAAGCAGCCCTTCACCAAGGAGTACCGCGCTCTCAAGCCGGAGCACGTCGTCGAGCTCGTCTACTCCGAGATAGGGAGCAAGCACCGCGTCCCGAGGACCAAGATATGGATTGAGAGCATCGAGGAGATAAGCCCCGAAGAGGCCGAGAACCCGATAGTCAGGAGGCTCAGCCTCGAGCTCTGA